The nucleotide window CGGGTAAGTCCCTCGACGGTCAGTAACCTCAACCAGAAGATTTACGAGCGTATTGAGGAGTGGCGGCAGAGGCCGCTCAGGAATCGCTACGTGTATACCTACCTGGACGGCCTTTGGCTCAAGCGGGCTTGGGGAGGCGAGGTCGAGAACGTCAGTATCCTCGTGGCCATCGGAGTGAACGAGATGGGATTCCGCGAGGTGCTCGGAGTGAGCGAGGGCATGAGCGAAGACAAGGAGAGCTGGAGGAACCTGCTTCGCAACCTATACGGGCGGGGACTGCGCCGGATCGATCTGGCGATCTCCGATAAGGCAGCCGGGTTGATCGAGGCCTTACCGGAGTTTTATCCGCAAGCCAAATGGCAACGATGTGTCTTCCACTTCCATAAAAACATCCTACACAAAGTGCCCAAACAAAAGCGCGAGGAGGTGATCCCTATGCTCAAGGCAATCCATGCCCAGGAAGATGCCCAAAGTGCCCGCGAAAAAGCAATCTCCGTGGCCGCCAAGCTCGAAGACTTGAAGCTCGGTCCTGCAGCCAGCATCCTGCTTCAGGGAATCGACGAATCGCTCACCTACTACCGTTTCCCCAGAGAGCACCACCGCAGCATCCGCACCAACAATATGCTCGAAAGGATCATGAAGGAGATACGTCGCAGAACCCGAGTGGTCGGAAGCTTCCCGGATGGGAAAAGCGCTCTCATGCTCGCCTGCGCCAGACTTAGATACATCGCCACAAAATCGTGGTCAGATACCCGAAAATATATGGATATGACCAAGCTTGAGGAAATCGAACTTCAACAAACCGCCTGAAAATCGCCAGCCCCCCATGGGGGGCTATTGACATCAACATCAACTAAACATCATAAACCAATCACCAACGCCTTGAGGCACTTGGACCTTTTTGCGAAAGATTTTGGACACTAACCGGCCGCCTGTCCAAAAGCGGATAACCTACTACCAGCTTCTACGTCTGAGGCGAATCAGCCTCAAAGGACTTCGTTAAATATTCGGAAACAGCCACACCTCTCAATCGGGGCGGAATGAATTCCGCGCTCCGATTGAGGGTTTTCTCAAAACTGATGGTTCGTCACCCATTAAAAACCAGACGATTGAATGTGGAGACCGAAATTACGCGCTCAGAATGGGATCACGGGACTGAGTTTTATAAATTCGTCCCACGGACAAGAGAAAGCATCAAAACGATTCCGGGATCGGCGTATCGCCGCCGACCATCTCGACGACCTTCCCCACAGTCTTATCCTCTCGCAAGCTGTGCAGGATGGCTGAGGCAACGTCCTCTCTGGAAATTTCTCCATGGCGAGTGGACAGCTTTTCGGCGGCTTCGATCTTCCCCGTCCCGGCCTCATCCAGCAATCGTCCGGGACGCAAGATGGTGAAATCAAGACCACTCCGCAGAAGTTCTTCGTCGGCCGCCCATTTTGCGACGAGGTAGGGTTTGATGCCTCCCGATACTTCGTCCGGATCCCCGGCGCGCTGGGCGCTGACAATAATAAAACGCTTCGGACCGGATTTCACGCACTCCCGGATCACTCGCACCGCCCCCCAAAGATCGATGAGAAGGGTTTTGTCCTTTCCCGTGTGGGCTCCGGATCCCGCCGTAAACACCACCGCATCCACATCTTCCAGCGCGGCGGCAAAATCACCTTCCAAATCACCAAGCACTGTTCCGATGCCGCTCGTGGCAAACGAATCAACCTGCAATTCGTCCCGAATTACGGCGAGCGGTTCCCATTCCTGATCGGCAGCAAGCTTTTCGGACAAGATCCGTCCAATTTTTCCGCTAGCCCCAAATATCGCTACTTTTTTCATAAGAATAACCTTTCGCATTTTTCACCGACCTTCAAGTGCGCCCCAGAATCTATCAAAATTTGCCGCGCAAACCCCTCTGATTCGCCAAGGAATGTCGATTCCTTCTGAAAATCGACCGAAGGAGGCCCAGATTCGGAAGATTTTGCTTCATACGTCGTTGCCGATCCTTCATCTTCTCCCCAAATGCCAAAAAGAGAGGATTTAAAAACCATCCTGATTGTTGGATCCGGCCCGATTGTTATCGGTCAGGCCTGTGAATTCGATTACAGCGGCGCGCAAGCCTGTAAAGCCCTTCGCGAGGAGGGATACCGAGTGATCTTGGTCAACAGCAACCCCGCGACGATTATGACCGACCCCGAGTTCGCCGATGTGACCTACATCGAGCCGCTGATCCCGGAGATTCTGGAGAAGATCATCGCCAAGGAGCGTCCGGATGCCCTCCTCCCCACGTTGGGAGGTCAGACTGGGCTCAACCTTTCGATGGACCTCTCGCGTCTGGGAATCCTTGACCGCTACAACGTTCAGCTCATCGGCGCCAACTTTGCCGCCATCGAAAAGGGTGAAGACCGCGAGCTCTTCAAGGAAGCGATGCTCAAGATCGGTCTCGATGTTGCCCGGTCCAAGACCGTCTCCAGCCTTCAAGGTGCCGAAGAGGCCGCCGCCGAGATCGGAAATTTCCCCCTCATCATTCGTCCGAGCTATACCCTCGGTGGAAGCGGGGGTGGCATCGCCTACAACCGCGAAGAATTCGTCGACATTGTGACCAACGGTCTCGAGCTCTCCCCCGTCCACGAGATTCTCATCGAAGAATGCCTCCTGGGCTGGAAAGAGTATGAGATGGAGGTCATGCGCGACCACAAGGACCAGTGCGTCGTCATTTGCTCGATCGAAAACTTCGACCCCATGGGCGTCCACACTGGTGACTCGATCACGGTGGCTCCGGCCATGACTTTGACCGACAAGGAATACCAGCTGATGCGCGACGCTTCGTTCGCCTGCATCCGCGAGGTCGGCGTCGAAACCGGCGGCAGCAACATCCAGTTTGCCGTGGATCCGTCCAATGGCCGCATGGTCGTGATCGAGATGAACCCCCGGGTTTCCCGCAGTTCTGCTCTGGCTTCCAAAGCGACTGGTTTCCCGATCGCCAAGATCGCCGCGAAACTCGCCGTGGGCTATAGCCTCGACGAGCTGGCGAATGACATCACCCGCCAGACGCCGGCCTCCTTCGAGCCGAGCATCGACTACGTGGTGACGAAGATTCCACGCTTCACCTTCGAAAAGTTCCCCGGCGCCGACGACACCCTAACCTCCTCGATGAAATCCGTCGGGGAAGCTATGGCAATCGGACGCACCTTCAAGGAATCTTTTCAGAAAGCCTTCCGCTCGATGGAGATCGGGGTCGAGGGCTATGCCGACGACCGCTGGAATACCAGTGACCACGAGGAGATTCGCGCCGGTCTGGCCCGCGCAACCTGCACCCGGGCTTTCCACGTCCGCAATGCCTTGCGCAACGGCTTCTCGATCGAAGAAATCCATCAAATCACGTTCATCGACGTCTGGTTCCTTCACCAGTTGAAGGAAATCTGCGATATGGAGGAATTCCTCCGCTCGACGCCTCTCGACAGTCTCGACGCCCTCCAACTACGCCGGGCCAAGGAAATGGGATTTTCTGATCAACAGATTTCCCGCCTCTGTGAAACGACTCGCCAGACCGTCCGTAAGAAGCGTGCAGAATTTGGCGTCAACACGACCTATCGCCTCGTCGACACCTGTGCGGCTGAGTTCGAAGCCTACACGCCCTACTACTACTCTTCCTACGGAGACGAGAACGAGATTGTTCCCTCCGACCGCAAGAAGATCATGATTCTCGGCGGCGGGCCCAACCGAATCGGCCAGGGAATCGAGTTCGACTACTGCTGTGTTCACGCCTCCTTCGCTCTCCGCGAAGCGGGTTATGAGACCATCATGGTCAACTCCAATCCAGAGACCGTCTCGACCGACTACGACACCTCGGACCGACTTTATTTCGAGCCGCTCACCCTGGAGGACGTTCTCGAAATCTATTCCCAAGAACAATGCGACGGTGTGATCGTCCAATTCGGCGGGCAAACTCCGTTGAACTTGGCGACCGACCTCAAGGCACACGGGGTTAAAATCATCGGCACCTCGCCCGACAACATTGACCTCGCCGAAGACCGGCGCCGCTTCAAAGCCATTCTGGAAAAGACCGGCCTGAAGCAACCGATCAACAACACCGCCATCTCCCCTGAGGAGGCCTACGAAATGGCTGGCCAGATCGGATTCCCCGTTCTCCTCCGGCCTTCCTTCGTTCTCGGCGGTCGCGGAATGTTCATCGTCTACAACATGGCGGAGCTGAAGTCTGTCGTCCGCGAAGCCTTCGACGCCGCTCCGGGCAAGCCCGTCCTCCTCGACAAATTCCTCGAGGATGCGATCGAGGTCGACGTTGACTGCATTAGCGATGGCGAAACCACCGTCATCGGCGGAATGCTGGAGCACATCGAGTACGCAGGCGTCCACTCGGGTGATGCCGCCATGGTCCTCCCACCGCACACCCTCGACAAGGAAATGATCGATGAGATGCGCACTGCCACTCATTCGCTCGCCAAATCGCTGGGCGTCATCGGACTGATGAATATCCAGTTCGCCATCAAGGACCGCGAGGTCTACCTCCTCGAGGTAAACCCACGAGCCTCCCGCACCGTTCCCTTCGTCAGTAAGGCCACGGGCGTTCCCCTCGCAAAGTATGCCGCCCGCGTCATGGCCGGCGAGAAACTCAAGGACCTGGGCTTCACCAAAGAAGTCATCCCTCCCTACTACGCGATCAAGGAATCCGTCTTCCCCTTCGCCCGTTTCCTCGGAGCGCCGATCGTGCTCACTCCGGAAATGCGAAGCACCGGGGAAGTCATGGGAATCGACGAGGACCTCGGAATCGCCTTCGCAAAGACCCAGATGGCAGTCCAACCTTCCCTCCCGCAGAAGGGCAATGTTTTCATCTCGGTCAAACCGGAAGACAAACCACGCTGCCTGGATATCGTTCGCGAATTCATCGACCTCGGGTTCAAGATCGTCGCCACCCGCGGCACAGCCAACTACCTAAAGGAGCAAGGCTTCGAAGTTACCGCGATCGAGAAGATCAGCGACGGGGGCCGTCCAAATGTGTCGGACCTCATCAAGAACAATGAGATTCAGATGATCATCAACACCCCCATGGGAATGATGCCACGCAAAGACGAAGGTGTGATCCGCCGAGAAGCGATTCTCCATCGCATCTGCATCATGACGACTCTCTCCGGAGCTGCCGCCGCCGTTCAGGGAATTCGTGCCCTCCGCGGGAAAGACGTCGAGGTCCGGTCGATTCAGGAGTTTGTCGAACTCACCCGACTCGACCACGCCAAGAAGAGCCAATGAGCAAAATTCGGCTCATTGCCCTCCTCTCCGGTCCCGACCGTCCGGGGATCGTTGCACGGGTCTCCGGCTGGATCTTCGAGCGGGGAGGCAACATCCTCCACGCCGACCAGCACCAGGACCCGGAGGAGCACATCTTCTTTCAGAGGGTCGAGTGGGTCCCAACCAACAGCGATTCGCCGGAAAAGTGTGAGGCCGAAGGCAATGCCTTCGCCGATTTCGCCACCCGCGAACTCGGAATGAAGGTGCAAGTCAGCCGCTCCGATGTCGTTCCCCGGATCGCTCTCTTCGTTTCGAAAATCCCACACTGTTTCCACGACGTTCTCCTCCGGGCACAGGCCGGCGAATTTCATGGAGAGGTCGCCTGCATCCTCTCCAATCACGAAACCCTGCGCAAATCTGCGGAGAGCTACGGCATCCCCTTCCACCACATCCCCATTGGGCCAAGAGGCAGTGAGGAGCGGGAAAACTCCGAGAATGAGCAGGTCCGTCTTTGCCGTGAATACCAGGTCGATGTCGTCGTCCTCGCCCGCTACATGCAAGTGCTCTCCGCCGAACTCCTGCAGAGACTCGAGGTCCCGGTCATCAACATCCACCATTCTTTTCTTCCCGCATTCGCCGGTGGCAAACCTTACCACCAAGCCTATGCCCGCGGCGTGAAACTGATTGGAGCCACCGCCCATTATGCCACCGCAGATCTCGACGAGGGTCCCATCATCCACCAGGACGTCAGCCGCGTGAACCACCGCGACTCGGTCTCCGAACTCACCCGACGAGGGCGCGACCTCGAAAAAACCGTCCTCGCCCAAGCCATCCGATGGCATCTCGATAGCCGCATCCTCGTCTATCACAACAAGACCGTCGTCTTCCATTGATGCCCTTCCGAGGGGCTTTCGCCATCGAGGAGCCCCGACCCGAAAGAACCCAAAGCATTGGAATAGAACATCTTACACAATATAATAAACCAGGTTAATTTAAATTGACAAAATCGACCAAAACTCCATTTCAAGCGAATTGAGGTGTAATCGATAAACGATTCCTGAGTTCTGGGTTCCAGAATCGACCCAACTGTTTTTGGAATTGAAGTGACTTCACTTCCGATGGTCGGCATGCTGGCAACGAAAGCAGGTATTTCGCTATGAAAGATTTTCTGTCGGCGGACGACGCCAAGGACATGTCACTTAAGGAAGTGCAATCGACTCTGGAATCTGGAGAGAAGGGGCTCGATTCCAACGAAGCGGGCAAGCGGTTGAAGAGTATCGGCCCGAATGAGCTCACCTCGAGTCAACGGAGTTCGCTCAAACTCTTCCTGAGTTATTTCTGGGGACCCATCCCTTGGATGATTGAGATCGCCGCGATCCTTTCCTTGGTGAATAGAGACTTGGGAGACTTCCTCATTATTTTCTCCCTTCTGTTGATAAACGCTGGCATCGGCTTTTTTCAGGAATTTCGGGCCGCCAATGCTCTCGAAGCCTTGAAAGGGCAGCTCGCCTTAAAAGCGCGTGTCTGCCGCGATGGGACCTGGCAGGATATCGAGGCTCGCGAGCTGGTCCCTGGTGACCTGATTCGCATGCGTCTGGGCGATATCATCCCCGCCGACGCCAAGCTCGCCGACGGAGACTATCTCACGATCGACCAATCCTCGCTGACAGGGGAGTCCCTTCCCGTTTCCAAGAAAACTGGTGAGATCGCCTACTCGGGCTCCGTGGCCAAACAAGGCGCGATGACCGCCATTGTGACCGCCACGGGAGGCAATACGTTTTTTGCCAAGACCGCCAAGCTCGTCGAGAACGCTGGCTCCGGAAGCCATTTTCAAAAGGCAGTTCTCCATATCGGGAACTTCCTGATCATGCTCGCGTTGGTCCTTTGCGTTCTCCTCACGATTATTCAACTCGGACGAGGGGACGACTTTCTTCAAATCCTCCAGTTCGTCCTCATCCTCGCCGTAGCCTCCATTCCCGTTGCTATGCCCGCTGTCCTGTCTGTGACCATGGCTCTTGGAGCGCTGGCTCTCTCCAAGCAAAAGGCCATCGTCTCCCGTCTTCAGGCAATCGAGGAGCTGGCCGGGATCGATATCCTCTGCTCCGATAAAACGGGAACCCTGACCAAGAACCAGATCACCTTGGGGGAATCGGCAGTAGTCGGCGCCCGCGACGAGTCTGACCTGATTTCAGCCGCCGCCCTGGCCTCACAAACAGATAACAGCGACGCCATTGACTCTGCGGTCATGAGTTCGCTCCCCGATCCCGCATCGCTCAAGCCCTTCACTCTCAAGAAGTTCCTTCCCTTCGATCCGGTCTCCAAACGGACGGAGGGCACTTGGCAAAGTCCTGATGGCGAGACGATCTGTGCCAGCAAGGGTGCTCCCCAGGTCATCTTCGATCTCTGCAATCTCAATGAGGATGAGCGGAAGAAGGCCGAAGCCACCGTCCACACCTTTGCCGAAAAGGGCCTCCGGACTCTTGGAGTCGCTCGCCGTGAGAATGAATCGTGGAACTTCCTCGGAATCCTTTCCCTTTTCGATCCTCCCCGCGACGATTCGAAATCGACTATCGAGCAGGCGCAGGAGCACGGAATTGAGGTCAAGATGGTTACGGGAGACAACACTGCCATCGCGGCCGAGATCTCGGGCCAACTCGGTCTCGGCAGCCATATTCACCCCGCTAGCGAGTTTTTCGCCAAGGATGACGACCCAGCCAATCTATCCCTCGGGAAAGCGGAAGCCATTGAGAAGTCCGATGGATTCGCCGAGGTCTTCCCCGAGCACAAGTATGGGATCGTCAAAGCGCTGCAACGCCGCAATCACATTGTCGGAATGACCGGCGACGGCGTAAACGATGCCCCCGCCCTCAAACAAGCTGATGTCGGGATCGCCGTATCCGGGGCCACGGACGCCGCCCGAGGAGCCGCTGCCCTCATCCTCACTCAGCCCGGTCTCTCGGTCATCGTTCGAGCCGTCGAGCTAGCGCGACAAATTTTTGAGCGGATGCTCAGCTACACGATCTATCGCATCGCAATGACGATCGACATCATGATCTTTGTCGTTCTGGCCATGCTCATATTCCCGACCCTCGGCGGAGTCGGCTTCTACCCTTTAACCCCGATCATGATCATCCTCCTCGCCCTTTTGGACGACATCCCGATCATGTGTATCGCCTACGACAACACCCGAATCGACCCCAAGCCGGTCCGCTGGAATATGCCTCGGGTGATCACCATCGCCAGCACCCTGGGAGTCCTCTCCGTAGTCCAGACCTTCGGCGTCCTCTGGCTGGGAGTTCACAAGCTTGGCCTCTCCTCCGATCCGACTCTCCTCCAGTCGATGCTCTTTCTTCAGTTGGTGGTCGCCGGACATCTCCTGCTCCTCCTGGCCCGCACGTCAAAGCCGTTCTTCATTCCCCCCTTCCCTTCCTGGCAATTGTTGGGCGCTGTGATTCTCACCCAAATCGTCGCCATGGCACTCTGCGGGTTTGGCTGGCTGGTTCCTCAACTTTCCTGGAAGTGGATCGGGTGGGTTTGGGGCTACAACCTGATCTGGATGGTCGCCTTGGATTTAGCAAAAGTCCTACTTTACCGTCAACTCGATCACCGCTCGCGCCATCAGCAGCAGCTGACGAACATGAGTCGGCGAATCGATGGCTAAAAGCACCTCGACCCGACGAAATCAACCAAATCTTTCTTCACCACCCGTAGCGTCTCTTAAACGCATGAGCTCGTGATGGTTGCGCAAGTGACCTTTTACTCGTTGCCGTCAAAAGAACGATAAGATGCGATTTGCGTCACTTTTCGGATTGCGCCATCGGTGGACATCAAAGCGAGATAGTGACCGAAAATGATTCAACAAGAGAAGCAGCCAACCCAATCATCCATGGCCCGGATTCCAATGGAGTCCGCCTCAATGACTGACTTCGTCTCCTAAAATGACCGACTGGAAAAGACTCTGGACCGGAACTCTACTTTCTCTCCTGGCGGGCAGCTATGCCTGGGCCGCTGGTGCTGAACGACTGACGGTAGATTTCCCCTATGTAGAACAAGCTGCAAAGCGACTGGCGGAGAAGCCCTACAGCCCCCCGGACACGATTCCCGAGGAATTGCAGTCAATCGACTACGATGACTACCGGGAGATTCGCTTCAATCCGATCAAAGCGCTTTGGGCCGACGAGCAACTCCCCTTCCGGATCGAGTTTTTCCACTTGGGCTATCTTTACAACGAATCGGTGACCGTCAACGAGACGACCCCCACCCACAAACAGAAGATTCCCTACTCTTCCGAGCTATTCGACTACGGGAAGAACAGCGACCTCGCCGCCGACCTCCCCAGCGACTTGGGATATGCCGGGATCCGGATTCTCTACCCCTTGAACAATCCTGAGGTATACGACGAAGTTGCCGTGTTCCAAGGGGCTAGCTACTTCCGCATGCTTAGCCGAGGTCAGATCTGGGGGCTCTCCTCCCGGGGATTGGCGATCAACACCGGAACCGCCGCGGGCGAGTCCTTCCCCATTTTCCGAGAGTTTTGGCTGCGCAAACCCAAGCCCAAGGACCGCGAACTCCTGTTCTACGCTCTCCTCGATGGCAAATGGGCCACGGGCGCCTATGAGTTCAAGTTAATCCCCGGCGATCCCACCACCATGAAGATCCGGGCGACCCTCTTCTTCCGCCAGATTCCTACCCGGATCGGACTCGCTCCTTTCTCCAGCATGTTCTGGTATGGTGAGGTTTCGATGGATCGCCCCGCCGACTATCGCCCCGAGGTTCACGATTCCGACAATCTCGTCATGGAGTCCTCTTCCGGGGAATTCCTCAGTCGCCCTCTGATTAATCCCAAGGAAATCACCGAATCCTTCTTCCAGTTTGATGGAGTGAAAGGATGGGGCCTCCTCCAACGGGACCGAATCTTCGGCAACTATGAAGACATCGAAGCCGCCTACCACCTCCGCCCGGGCGGTTGGGTCGTCCCCAAGGATGGCTTTGGCGCAGGCTCGGTCTATCTTTTGGAGCTTCCGGTGGAGGAAGAGACCGAAGACAATATCGCCGCGATGTGGATCCCCGAGGAGACACCTCAGGCGCAACAGCCCTACACCTTTTCCTACGACCTAAGCGTGCCGACAAACAACCCATCGCCCAACGGCTGGGTCCAGGCCACTCGCC belongs to Puniceicoccus vermicola and includes:
- the purU gene encoding formyltetrahydrofolate deformylase produces the protein MSKIRLIALLSGPDRPGIVARVSGWIFERGGNILHADQHQDPEEHIFFQRVEWVPTNSDSPEKCEAEGNAFADFATRELGMKVQVSRSDVVPRIALFVSKIPHCFHDVLLRAQAGEFHGEVACILSNHETLRKSAESYGIPFHHIPIGPRGSEERENSENEQVRLCREYQVDVVVLARYMQVLSAELLQRLEVPVINIHHSFLPAFAGGKPYHQAYARGVKLIGATAHYATADLDEGPIIHQDVSRVNHRDSVSELTRRGRDLEKTVLAQAIRWHLDSRILVYHNKTVVFH
- a CDS encoding IS256 family transposase — its product is RVSPSTVSNLNQKIYERIEEWRQRPLRNRYVYTYLDGLWLKRAWGGEVENVSILVAIGVNEMGFREVLGVSEGMSEDKESWRNLLRNLYGRGLRRIDLAISDKAAGLIEALPEFYPQAKWQRCVFHFHKNILHKVPKQKREEVIPMLKAIHAQEDAQSAREKAISVAAKLEDLKLGPAASILLQGIDESLTYYRFPREHHRSIRTNNMLERIMKEIRRRTRVVGSFPDGKSALMLACARLRYIATKSWSDTRKYMDMTKLEEIELQQTA
- the carB gene encoding carbamoyl-phosphate synthase large subunit; the encoded protein is MPKREDLKTILIVGSGPIVIGQACEFDYSGAQACKALREEGYRVILVNSNPATIMTDPEFADVTYIEPLIPEILEKIIAKERPDALLPTLGGQTGLNLSMDLSRLGILDRYNVQLIGANFAAIEKGEDRELFKEAMLKIGLDVARSKTVSSLQGAEEAAAEIGNFPLIIRPSYTLGGSGGGIAYNREEFVDIVTNGLELSPVHEILIEECLLGWKEYEMEVMRDHKDQCVVICSIENFDPMGVHTGDSITVAPAMTLTDKEYQLMRDASFACIREVGVETGGSNIQFAVDPSNGRMVVIEMNPRVSRSSALASKATGFPIAKIAAKLAVGYSLDELANDITRQTPASFEPSIDYVVTKIPRFTFEKFPGADDTLTSSMKSVGEAMAIGRTFKESFQKAFRSMEIGVEGYADDRWNTSDHEEIRAGLARATCTRAFHVRNALRNGFSIEEIHQITFIDVWFLHQLKEICDMEEFLRSTPLDSLDALQLRRAKEMGFSDQQISRLCETTRQTVRKKRAEFGVNTTYRLVDTCAAEFEAYTPYYYSSYGDENEIVPSDRKKIMILGGGPNRIGQGIEFDYCCVHASFALREAGYETIMVNSNPETVSTDYDTSDRLYFEPLTLEDVLEIYSQEQCDGVIVQFGGQTPLNLATDLKAHGVKIIGTSPDNIDLAEDRRRFKAILEKTGLKQPINNTAISPEEAYEMAGQIGFPVLLRPSFVLGGRGMFIVYNMAELKSVVREAFDAAPGKPVLLDKFLEDAIEVDVDCISDGETTVIGGMLEHIEYAGVHSGDAAMVLPPHTLDKEMIDEMRTATHSLAKSLGVIGLMNIQFAIKDREVYLLEVNPRASRTVPFVSKATGVPLAKYAARVMAGEKLKDLGFTKEVIPPYYAIKESVFPFARFLGAPIVLTPEMRSTGEVMGIDEDLGIAFAKTQMAVQPSLPQKGNVFISVKPEDKPRCLDIVREFIDLGFKIVATRGTANYLKEQGFEVTAIEKISDGGRPNVSDLIKNNEIQMIINTPMGMMPRKDEGVIRREAILHRICIMTTLSGAAAAVQGIRALRGKDVEVRSIQEFVELTRLDHAKKSQ
- a CDS encoding glucan biosynthesis protein; translated protein: MTDWKRLWTGTLLSLLAGSYAWAAGAERLTVDFPYVEQAAKRLAEKPYSPPDTIPEELQSIDYDDYREIRFNPIKALWADEQLPFRIEFFHLGYLYNESVTVNETTPTHKQKIPYSSELFDYGKNSDLAADLPSDLGYAGIRILYPLNNPEVYDEVAVFQGASYFRMLSRGQIWGLSSRGLAINTGTAAGESFPIFREFWLRKPKPKDRELLFYALLDGKWATGAYEFKLIPGDPTTMKIRATLFFRQIPTRIGLAPFSSMFWYGEVSMDRPADYRPEVHDSDNLVMESSSGEFLSRPLINPKEITESFFQFDGVKGWGLLQRDRIFGNYEDIEAAYHLRPGGWVVPKDGFGAGSVYLLELPVEEETEDNIAAMWIPEETPQAQQPYTFSYDLSVPTNNPSPNGWVQATRQGRSLDGRRQIVVDWGGGSLAGIAPSENVEVVLSATPEDLVEEQTLQKNPYNNSWRMVLYLREPTPEDTEGNLRAFLRFNDQILTETWTHLWKP
- a CDS encoding SDR family oxidoreductase, whose translation is MKKVAIFGASGKIGRILSEKLAADQEWEPLAVIRDELQVDSFATSGIGTVLGDLEGDFAAALEDVDAVVFTAGSGAHTGKDKTLLIDLWGAVRVIRECVKSGPKRFIIVSAQRAGDPDEVSGGIKPYLVAKWAADEELLRSGLDFTILRPGRLLDEAGTGKIEAAEKLSTRHGEISREDVASAILHSLREDKTVGKVVEMVGGDTPIPESF
- a CDS encoding plasma-membrane proton-efflux P-type ATPase gives rise to the protein MKDFLSADDAKDMSLKEVQSTLESGEKGLDSNEAGKRLKSIGPNELTSSQRSSLKLFLSYFWGPIPWMIEIAAILSLVNRDLGDFLIIFSLLLINAGIGFFQEFRAANALEALKGQLALKARVCRDGTWQDIEARELVPGDLIRMRLGDIIPADAKLADGDYLTIDQSSLTGESLPVSKKTGEIAYSGSVAKQGAMTAIVTATGGNTFFAKTAKLVENAGSGSHFQKAVLHIGNFLIMLALVLCVLLTIIQLGRGDDFLQILQFVLILAVASIPVAMPAVLSVTMALGALALSKQKAIVSRLQAIEELAGIDILCSDKTGTLTKNQITLGESAVVGARDESDLISAAALASQTDNSDAIDSAVMSSLPDPASLKPFTLKKFLPFDPVSKRTEGTWQSPDGETICASKGAPQVIFDLCNLNEDERKKAEATVHTFAEKGLRTLGVARRENESWNFLGILSLFDPPRDDSKSTIEQAQEHGIEVKMVTGDNTAIAAEISGQLGLGSHIHPASEFFAKDDDPANLSLGKAEAIEKSDGFAEVFPEHKYGIVKALQRRNHIVGMTGDGVNDAPALKQADVGIAVSGATDAARGAAALILTQPGLSVIVRAVELARQIFERMLSYTIYRIAMTIDIMIFVVLAMLIFPTLGGVGFYPLTPIMIILLALLDDIPIMCIAYDNTRIDPKPVRWNMPRVITIASTLGVLSVVQTFGVLWLGVHKLGLSSDPTLLQSMLFLQLVVAGHLLLLLARTSKPFFIPPFPSWQLLGAVILTQIVAMALCGFGWLVPQLSWKWIGWVWGYNLIWMVALDLAKVLLYRQLDHRSRHQQQLTNMSRRIDG